Proteins found in one Sardina pilchardus chromosome 3, fSarPil1.1, whole genome shotgun sequence genomic segment:
- the tecpr1b gene encoding tectonin beta-propeller repeat-containing protein 1: protein MSANQHIASRYCTGWEYAVDFPASFSKEKKWNSCVRRRRWLRNRRYRAFGSWSKIPLDRGRSPPQPFTDISCGGHLMSPSSEKRLYLWAVSQQGRVWFRSGIQHLRPEGCGWEEVAATGEVAQVSCGPGDLLWAVLWDGQLLVRTGVSSEQPKGSSWTVVEPPKKNMGVALVSVGMCVVWAVTKDNKVWFRRGVNSHNPCGSGWINISGEMLMVSVGPADQVWAIGSEDRTIYFRQGVTTSQVTGTGWTPVLAQWDGARPAKGQPSHDFSGEMTDSSQGSVLGLEDSLGGPDSPVPKATIPKITSDSFISALVSDRECTIRPAGRTPLTMAPAEYPEVEGADGEEEEEVPLTPSGATSQAAGVDPWSNVDLEEEAKGKRAAGPGGATVQRVSVATYPMELPEVEERPPWAWVGGGGLVLTSASRVDWLESSEDKSSCLSPSITPAHAAGEKKKEEEQIFEKSVSVTKGHLRWWRDWQPHQWEEISIALEQAITEKGTRDDILYLYYKQNDEKKFLCTPISEVTALVPRVRESPYCFAIYTAERTRQRWPLLLSTPTQQDLQQWLCLLGESCCHSKGIMGCPSEQALWAVTSKGDVMVHEPAPSLEASTPNPACDNMFWYQVPGHLHTVECNSLGVVWGIGFDHTAWVYTGHRGGSAEGKADSQDHHHPQADVRSIYIYENQRWIPLTGYTDKGLPMDRHMWSDASGLKECTKAGTKPPSPQWTWVTDWAIDYSTPEGTDKEGWQYAADFTSAYTGNKTLKDFVRRKRWVRKCRLQLTGPWEEVPPIPLSDITILPCLAKSSMEQVPLWAISERGDVLCRLGVTRESPAGSSWLHVGTSQPFCSISIGGGHQVWAIARDYSVFYRGSVSAQNPAGDCWYHIPSPPKQNLKQLSVGRTSVYAVDENGNLWYRQGVTPSYPQGTVWELISNNVGKVSVGPLDQVWVIADKVPGCPSDSPGVVCHRAGVQPMQPKGQSWDFGIGGGWEHLSTRGNSQDAPRAAVRSPQPPRTPSTPRTPRQVNGNVIAC, encoded by the exons atgtcagccaatcaacacattgCTTCACGGTACTGCACG GGATGGGAGTATGCCGTGGATTTTCCAGCCAGCTTCAGCAAGGAGAAGAAATGGAACTCGTGTGTCCGCCGCAGACGATGGCTTCGGAATAGACGCTACAGGGCCTTTGGGTCGTGGTCTAAG ATTCCTCTGGACAGAGGGAGGTCCCCTCCACAACCCTTCACTGACATCAGCTGTGGAGGTCACCTGATGAGCCCCTCCAGTGAGAAGCGCCTTTACCTCTGGGCTGTGTCCCAGCAAGGAAGG GTGTGGTTTCGCAGTGGCATCCAGCACCTGAGACCAGAGGGCTGTGGCTGGGAGGAGGTGGCAGCCACCGGTGAGGTTGCCCAGGTGAGCTGTGGCCCTGGAGACCTGCTATGGgcagtattatgggatggtcagCTTCTGGTCCGGACGGGTGTTAGCTCGGAACAACCCAAAG GGTCATCTTGGACAGTGGTGGAGCCTCCTAAGAAGAACATGGGGGTTGCCCTCGTGtctgtggggatgtgtgtggtgtgggccgTCACCAAAGACAACAAA GTGTGGTTCAGAAGGGGGGTGAACTCCCACAATCCCTGTGGATCGGGGTGGATAAACATCTCAGGAGAGATGCTGATGGTGAGCGTGGGGCCTGCCGACCAG GTGTGGGCCATCGGAAGCGAGGACCGCACCATCTATTTCCGACAGGGTGTGACCACCAGCCAGGTGACAGGGACTGGCTGGACTCCAGTGCTCGCCCAGTGGGATGGTGCCCGACCTGCCAAGGGCCAGCCAAG CCATGACTTCAGCGGGGAGATGACCGACTCGTCCCAGGGCTCGGTGCTGGGCCTGGAGGACTCTCTGGGCGGACCGGACAGCCCCGTCCCAAAGGCGACCATCCCCAAGATCACCAGCGACAGCTTCATCTCGGCTCTGGTGTCGGACCGCGAGTGCACAATCCGGCCCGCGGGCAGAACGCCGCTGACCATGGCGCCCGCAGAGTACCCCGAGGTCGAAGGGGCAgacggcgaggaggaggaggaggtcccTCTGACCCCGAGCGGAGCTACCTCCCAGGCAGCCGGGGTGGACCCATGGAGCAACGTGGACCTGGAGGAAGAGGCCAAAGGGAAGCGTGCTGCAGGCCCAGGAGGGGCCACTGTTCAGCGGGTGTCTGTGGCTACGTACCCCATGGAGCTgccggaggtggaggagaggccgCCGTGGGCCTGGGTCGGCGGGGGAGGCTTGGTGCTCACCTCGGCCTCCAGGGTGGACTGGCTGGAGTCCTCCGAAGACA AGTCAAgttgtctctctccatccatcactCCAGCTCATGCCGCCGGTGAGaaaaagaaggaggaggaacagatctttgaaaag TCGGTGAGCGTCACCAAAGGGCACCTGCGCTGGTGGAGAGATTGGCAGCCCCACCAGTGGGAGGAGATCAGCATCGCCCTGGAGCAGGCCATCACAGAGAAGGGCACAAGAGACGACATCCTCTATCTCTACTACAAACAAAACGATGAGAAAAAG tttctttGTACGCCCATAAGTGAGGTGACAGCACTGGTCCCCAGGGTGAGGGAGTCCCCGTACTGCTTTGCCATCTACACAGCAGAGAGGACCAGACAGAGGTGGCCACTGCTGCTGTCCACTCCTACTCAGCAAGACCTGCAACAATGG CTGTGTCTCCTGGGTGAATCCTGCTGCCACAGCAAGGGTATTATGGGCTGTCCCTCTGAACAGGCCCTGTGGGCCGTCACCTCCAAGGGAGACGTCATGGTGCATGAACCGGCACCCAGCCTGGAGGCGTCCACACCAAACCCAGCCTGTGACAAcat GTTCTGGTATCAGGTCCCAGGCCACCTGCACACGGTGGAGTGTAATAGTctgggtgtggtgtggggcaTTGGCTTTGATCACACGGCTTGGGTCTACACGGGTCACAGGGGAGGCTCCGCGGAGGGTAAAG CAGACAGCCAGGATCATCACCATCCACAGGCAGATGTGAGGAGCATATACATCTATGAGAACCAGCGCTGGATCCCTCTGACAGGATACACAGACAA GGGTCTCCCCATGGACCGCCACATGTGGAGCGACGCCTCTGGGCTGAAGGAGTGCACCAAGGCCGGCACCAAACCGCCCTCGCCACAGTGGACCTGG GTAACAGACTGGGCCATCGACTACAGCACCCCGGAAGGGACCGACAAGGAGGGCTGGCAGTATGCTGCTGACTTCACTTC AGCCTATACTGGCAACAAGACTCTCAAGGACTTTGTGCGAAGGAAGCGCTGGGTCAG GAAGTGTAGATTACAACTGACTGGCCCCTGGGAGGAAGTCCCGCCCATTCCACTGAGTGACATCACCATCCTGCCCTGCTTGGCTAAGAGCAGCATGGAGCAGGTGCCTCTGTGGGCCATCAGTGAGAGAGGAGACGTGCTCTGTCGCCTGGGGGTGACCAGAGAAAGCCCTGCA GGCAGCTCCTGGCTCCACGTCGGCACCTCGCAGCCGTTCTGCTCCATCTCCATTGGTGGAGGCCACCAGGTGTGGGCCATCGCCCGAGACTACTCCGTCTTCTACCGGGGCTCTGTGTCCGCCCAGAATCCTGCAG GTGACTGCTGGTACCACATCCCCTCTCCACCTAAACAGAACCTCAAGCAGCTCTCTGTGGGACGGACCTCTGTTTACGCCGTGGACGAGAACG GTAATCTGTGGTACAGACAAGGTGTGACACCCAGCTACCCCCAAGGGACAGTGTGGGAACTCATCTCCAACAACGTGGGCAAGGTCTCCGTCGGGCCACTGGATCAG GTGTGGGTTATCGCGGACAAGGTGCCCGGCTGTCCCTCGGACAGTCCGGGGGTCGTCTGTCACCGGGCCGGGGTGCAGCCCATGCAGCCCAAAGGCCAGAGCTGGGACTTTGGCATCGGG GGAGGATGGGAGCACCTGTCGACCAGGGGGAACTCCCAGGACGCTCCGCGTGCCGCTGTCCGCAGTCCACAGCCGCCCCGCACACCCAGCACGCCCCGCACACCCAGGCAGGTGAACGGGAACGTCATTGCATGCTGA